The Nesterenkonia xinjiangensis genome contains a region encoding:
- a CDS encoding sugar ABC transporter substrate-binding protein, giving the protein MSTNNGGRALGIASVATLLTITACGGDGDGDAPGDSGAQEGPQTLTVWHYQSEDAQVELMDTYAEEFEAQRDDVTVENVYVPYDQMNSRLVNAAGAGEGPDVAFFNGAETSIIALGGALTPINDYWDSFDDADLVQESVLHQIDGDIYAVQGYVNLLGLWYNAEILDELGEEPPTTIDELESAMGAAEEAGYRGITLTGLPNSQGEWQAYPWLTAAGFSYESPDEEALVEALTRAETWVDEGWLSQEAVTWDQTVPFQEWASGDTAFAVNGNWQRGNAEADADFDYGVAPLPLGESGGVYLGGEGQGIGVNSENPDLAWDYLESTLLDAEGQLHALEIVGSLPSRSDSAEDDLVTEDEILSAFSETVTELGANYPDTVLPPEAVGDVQVSMAQAWSAVIGKQSSPEEAAAEAMATLESLLEQ; this is encoded by the coding sequence ATGTCAACGAACAACGGCGGCCGAGCTCTAGGCATCGCCAGCGTCGCGACGCTGCTCACGATCACTGCCTGCGGAGGTGACGGCGATGGTGACGCGCCCGGCGACTCCGGAGCCCAGGAGGGTCCGCAGACGCTGACCGTCTGGCACTACCAGTCCGAGGATGCACAGGTGGAGCTGATGGACACCTACGCCGAGGAGTTCGAAGCGCAGCGCGACGACGTGACGGTCGAGAACGTCTACGTCCCCTATGACCAGATGAATTCGCGCCTGGTCAACGCCGCAGGCGCCGGAGAAGGGCCCGACGTCGCCTTCTTCAACGGCGCAGAGACGTCGATCATCGCCCTGGGTGGTGCGCTGACCCCGATCAACGATTACTGGGACAGCTTCGACGACGCCGACCTCGTCCAAGAATCCGTGCTGCACCAGATCGACGGGGACATCTACGCCGTCCAGGGCTACGTCAACCTGCTGGGGCTGTGGTACAACGCAGAGATCCTCGACGAGCTCGGAGAGGAGCCGCCGACCACCATCGACGAGCTCGAATCCGCCATGGGCGCCGCTGAGGAGGCCGGATACCGGGGCATTACGCTGACCGGACTGCCCAATTCCCAGGGTGAATGGCAGGCCTACCCCTGGCTCACGGCTGCCGGCTTCAGCTACGAGTCCCCCGATGAAGAGGCACTGGTCGAGGCTCTGACCCGCGCGGAGACGTGGGTCGACGAGGGGTGGCTCTCCCAGGAAGCGGTGACGTGGGACCAGACGGTGCCGTTCCAGGAATGGGCCTCCGGAGACACCGCCTTCGCCGTGAACGGCAACTGGCAGCGCGGCAACGCCGAAGCCGACGCTGACTTCGACTACGGTGTGGCGCCGCTGCCGTTGGGTGAGAGCGGTGGGGTGTACCTGGGCGGCGAAGGCCAGGGCATCGGCGTCAACAGTGAGAATCCCGACTTGGCATGGGATTACCTCGAGAGCACCCTTCTCGACGCCGAGGGACAGCTTCATGCGCTGGAGATCGTAGGGTCCCTGCCATCTCGCTCGGACTCTGCCGAAGACGATCTGGTCACCGAAGATGAGATTCTTTCCGCCTTCAGCGAGACCGTCACGGAGCTCGGGGCGAACTACCCGGATACGGTGCTGCCGCCCGAAGCGGTGGGAGATGTGCAGGTCAGCATGGCACAGGCGTGGAGCGCGGTGATCGGCAAGCAGTCTTCACCTGAGGAGGCCGCCGCCGAGGCGATGGCCACGCTCGAGAGTCTGCTCGAACAGTGA
- a CDS encoding LacI family DNA-binding transcriptional regulator, with protein sequence MNETEAPLRRRVTLRDVAALAGVSPSTASKALNDRPGQVSTSTKERVREVAERLGFTPNALAQAMHSSRTGTVGLITDDLEGRFSLPILMGAEDAFGAGRTSVFLCDGRGDPIRESHHLKALVGRDVDGLIVVGARPDARPSVSHRVPMPVVYAYAPSEDSQDLAVVPDNTRAGELAAEHLVAMGRTRIAHISGDPTYSAAQNRAAGIATVLDAHGLEQVGPTQFGAWDEPWGRAATRNLLEHRTAVDAIIGGSDRITRGIIETVRASGREIPSDIAIVSFDNWEPLISGSQPSLTSVDFGFKQIGRRAAHLLSAALDGQPPAQRVETVTPKLVIRNSSTGT encoded by the coding sequence GTGAACGAAACAGAAGCACCGCTTCGACGGCGGGTGACGCTGCGGGATGTCGCCGCCCTGGCAGGCGTCTCGCCCAGCACCGCGTCGAAGGCCCTCAACGATCGTCCGGGACAGGTCAGCACCTCCACGAAGGAACGCGTTCGAGAGGTCGCCGAGAGGCTGGGCTTCACCCCCAATGCACTGGCTCAGGCCATGCACAGCAGCCGCACCGGCACGGTGGGGCTGATCACCGATGATCTGGAGGGCCGATTCAGCCTGCCGATCCTGATGGGTGCCGAGGATGCCTTCGGTGCGGGACGAACCTCAGTGTTCCTCTGCGACGGGCGAGGTGACCCCATCCGGGAGAGCCACCACCTCAAGGCCCTGGTCGGGCGGGACGTGGATGGCCTGATCGTCGTCGGGGCGCGCCCCGACGCCCGGCCATCGGTCAGTCACCGTGTGCCCATGCCGGTGGTCTACGCCTACGCGCCCTCCGAGGACTCGCAGGATCTGGCCGTCGTGCCGGACAATACGCGTGCCGGCGAGCTGGCAGCTGAACACCTCGTGGCGATGGGCCGTACCCGTATCGCCCACATCTCCGGTGACCCCACATATTCTGCCGCCCAGAACCGTGCTGCCGGCATCGCGACGGTTCTGGACGCCCATGGCCTGGAGCAGGTCGGGCCCACCCAGTTCGGAGCCTGGGATGAGCCATGGGGACGAGCCGCGACTCGCAACCTCCTGGAGCACCGCACCGCAGTGGATGCCATCATCGGAGGCAGCGACCGCATCACCCGGGGAATCATCGAGACCGTGCGAGCCTCGGGCAGGGAGATCCCCTCCGACATCGCCATCGTCAGTTTCGACAACTGGGAGCCCCTGATCAGTGGGTCACAGCCCAGTCTGACCAGCGTGGACTTCGGCTTCAAACAGATCGGCCGACGCGCGGCGCATCTGCTGTCTGCCGCGTTGGACGGGCAGCCCCCCGCACAACGTGTCGAGACGGTCACTCCCAAGCTGGTGATTCGCAATTCGTCGACCGGAACATAG